A window from Acidobacteriota bacterium encodes these proteins:
- a CDS encoding DUF3473 domain-containing protein: MLNAMSIDVEDYFHVSVFDGLVPRARWDDMESRVVANTDRLLDLFDEFDVRSTFFVLGWVAERHRDLIARLAARGHEIASHGYGHRLIYDQTLAAFRDDVRRAKALLEDASGRRVIGYRAPSFSITPRSLWALDVLVEEGYEYDSSIFPIRHDRYGIPVSHRSPYAIRRGGGAIVEVPGSTTRIGPVNVPVAGGGYFRLLPYWWTKWGIARVNRQEQRAVVFYLHPWELDPDQPRLPAGLLSRFRHYRNLEHAQARMRRLLGDFRFGPVATVIAETLRRAHEPSDLALPLPYVW; the protein is encoded by the coding sequence ATCCTGAACGCGATGAGCATCGACGTGGAGGACTACTTCCACGTCAGCGTGTTCGACGGGCTCGTTCCCCGCGCCCGCTGGGACGACATGGAGAGCCGCGTCGTCGCCAACACGGACCGGCTGCTCGATCTGTTCGACGAGTTCGACGTGCGGAGCACGTTCTTCGTGCTCGGCTGGGTCGCCGAGCGGCACCGCGATCTCATCGCCCGCCTCGCGGCGCGCGGCCACGAGATCGCCTCGCACGGTTACGGTCATCGGCTGATCTACGACCAGACGCTCGCCGCGTTCCGCGACGACGTCCGCCGCGCGAAAGCGCTGCTGGAGGACGCGTCGGGCCGCCGCGTGATCGGCTACCGCGCGCCGAGCTTCTCCATCACGCCGCGATCGCTCTGGGCGCTCGACGTGCTCGTCGAAGAAGGTTACGAGTACGACTCCAGCATCTTTCCGATCCGCCACGACCGCTACGGCATCCCCGTGTCCCACCGCAGCCCGTATGCCATCCGGCGCGGCGGCGGCGCGATCGTGGAGGTGCCGGGATCGACGACACGGATCGGGCCGGTGAACGTGCCGGTCGCCGGCGGCGGTTACTTCCGGCTGCTGCCGTACTGGTGGACGAAGTGGGGCATCGCGCGCGTGAACCGGCAGGAGCAGCGCGCCGTGGTCTTCTACCTGCACCCGTGGGAGCTCGATCCCGATCAGCCCCGGCTGCCGGCCGGCCTGCTCAGCCGGTTCCGCCACTACCGCAACCTCGAGCACGCGCAGGCGCGCATGCGGCGGCTGCTCGGCGACTTCCGTTTCGGGCCGGTCGCGACCGTGATCGCCGAGACGCTCCGGCGCGCCCACGAGCCGTCGGACCTGGCCCTGCCGTTGCCGTACGTATGGTGA
- a CDS encoding TIGR03013 family PEP-CTERM/XrtA system glycosyltransferase → MHRFTLRSLLLIACETALILGAVALAAWLRLGEWAWFVLEHENGMRKTLLVAAVTQACLYYADLYDLRRLADRTELLTRLLQALAAASFLLAALYYWFPDLVIGRGVFAIAAALALTVIIGWRVLFDWLSTRLGPRERLLLVGTNPAALSLARELYDRRAELGVEIVGFVDPDPSKVGTSLINPGVVGTIEDIPSVVRARGVDRVVVSLAEARGRLPMDKLLEMKLDGVTFDHLASVYEEYTGKIAVENLRPSWLIFSEGFRKSRAQAAAKRLLDLVVSSVGLIVGAPVMLLVGVAVKLTSAGPMLYHQQRVGLHGRVFTVHKFRTMCADAEAATGPVWASKHGDPRVTPIGGWLRRTRLDELPQLWNIVKGDMSLVGPRPERPEFVQDLTRDIPYYRQRHVVRPGLTGWAQVRYTYGASTEDALQKLQYDLYYIKNMSITLDLVIVFETVKTVILRRGA, encoded by the coding sequence ATGCATAGGTTCACCCTGCGGTCGCTGCTGCTGATCGCCTGCGAGACGGCGCTGATCCTCGGCGCCGTCGCGCTCGCGGCGTGGCTTCGGCTGGGTGAGTGGGCCTGGTTCGTCCTGGAGCACGAGAACGGCATGCGCAAGACGCTGCTCGTGGCGGCCGTCACGCAAGCGTGCCTGTACTACGCGGATCTGTACGATCTGCGGCGGCTGGCCGATCGGACCGAGCTCCTGACGCGGCTGCTGCAGGCGCTCGCCGCCGCGTCGTTCCTGCTCGCGGCGCTGTACTACTGGTTTCCGGATCTGGTGATCGGCCGCGGCGTCTTCGCCATCGCCGCGGCGCTCGCGCTCACGGTCATCATCGGCTGGCGCGTCCTGTTCGACTGGCTCAGCACGCGGCTCGGCCCGCGCGAACGGCTGCTGCTCGTCGGCACGAACCCGGCCGCCTTGAGCCTCGCGCGCGAGCTGTACGATCGCCGCGCGGAGCTCGGCGTCGAGATCGTCGGCTTCGTCGATCCCGATCCGTCGAAGGTCGGCACCTCGCTGATCAACCCGGGCGTCGTCGGCACGATCGAGGACATCCCGTCCGTCGTGCGCGCGCGCGGCGTCGATCGCGTGGTCGTCAGCCTCGCCGAGGCGCGCGGCCGCCTGCCGATGGACAAGCTGCTCGAGATGAAGCTCGACGGCGTCACCTTCGACCACCTCGCCTCGGTGTACGAGGAGTACACCGGCAAGATCGCCGTCGAGAATCTCCGCCCGAGCTGGCTGATTTTCTCGGAAGGCTTCCGCAAGAGCCGCGCGCAGGCGGCGGCCAAGCGCCTGCTGGACCTGGTCGTCTCGTCGGTCGGCCTGATCGTCGGCGCGCCCGTGATGCTGCTCGTCGGCGTCGCCGTGAAGCTCACCTCGGCCGGCCCGATGTTGTATCACCAGCAGCGGGTCGGGCTGCACGGCCGCGTCTTCACCGTCCACAAGTTCCGGACGATGTGCGCCGACGCGGAGGCCGCGACCGGGCCGGTCTGGGCGTCGAAGCACGGTGATCCGCGCGTGACGCCCATCGGCGGCTGGTTGCGGCGCACGCGTCTCGACGAGCTGCCGCAGCTCTGGAACATCGTGAAGGGCGACATGAGCCTGGTCGGGCCGCGGCCGGAACGCCCGGAGTTCGTCCAGGACCTGACGCGCGACATCCCGTACTATCGCCAGCGCCACGTCGTGCGCCCGGGCCTCACCGGCTGGGCGCAGGTCCGCTACACCTACGGCGCCAGCACCGAGGACGCGCTGCAGAAGCTGCAGTACGACCTCTACTACATCAAGAACATGTCGATCACGCTCGACCTCGTGATCGTGTTCGAGACGGTCAAGACGGTGATCCTCAGGCGGGGGGCGTGA
- a CDS encoding polysaccharide biosynthesis tyrosine autokinase, whose translation MGRVEDAMRRAAAEAGSPPATGESDTAVSVLAPEAFPVEAPAEDETPAVPEAPAAETGLELNATHDARTPRLMDVVHKRMTGKLVADRTMPPTSREQYRRLAATLHHAQVDHGLKVVMIASAVAGEGKTLTATNLALTFSESYRRSVLLIDADLRRPSLHTVFNIEPAPGLSDGLNAIENVGFTPHQISERLTVLPAGRPSSDPMAGLTSGRMRRLIAEAREHFDWVIIDTPPVGLMTDANLLAAMADGAILVVKAGSTSYQLAQRAVEAIGRDRLLGTVLNRADMESFGSHGYYYHYYYGGRDETRPTLAARWLGRFGRKHA comes from the coding sequence ATGGGGCGAGTAGAAGATGCGATGCGCCGCGCGGCGGCCGAGGCCGGCAGTCCGCCGGCCACCGGCGAGTCCGACACGGCCGTGAGCGTCCTGGCACCCGAGGCGTTTCCCGTCGAGGCGCCGGCCGAGGACGAGACGCCCGCCGTGCCGGAGGCGCCGGCGGCCGAGACAGGCCTCGAGCTCAACGCGACGCACGACGCCCGAACGCCGCGGTTGATGGACGTCGTGCACAAGCGGATGACGGGCAAGCTCGTCGCCGATCGCACGATGCCGCCCACGTCGCGCGAGCAGTACCGGCGTCTCGCTGCGACGCTGCACCACGCGCAGGTCGACCACGGCCTGAAGGTCGTGATGATCGCGAGCGCCGTGGCGGGCGAGGGCAAGACGCTCACGGCCACGAACCTCGCGCTGACCTTCAGCGAGTCGTATCGCCGCAGCGTGCTGCTGATCGATGCGGATCTTCGGCGCCCGTCGCTGCACACCGTCTTCAACATCGAGCCGGCGCCGGGCTTGAGCGATGGGCTGAACGCGATCGAGAACGTCGGCTTCACGCCGCATCAGATCTCGGAGCGGCTGACCGTGCTCCCGGCGGGGCGTCCCAGCTCGGATCCGATGGCGGGCCTGACGTCAGGCCGCATGCGCCGGCTGATCGCCGAGGCCCGGGAGCACTTCGACTGGGTCATCATCGACACCCCGCCGGTGGGGCTCATGACCGATGCGAACCTGCTCGCCGCCATGGCCGACGGCGCGATTCTCGTCGTCAAGGCCGGGTCGACGTCGTACCAGCTCGCGCAACGCGCCGTCGAGGCGATCGGCCGCGACCGGCTGCTCGGGACGGTGCTGAACCGCGCGGACATGGAGAGCTTCGGCAGCCACGGCTACTACTACCACTACTACTACGGTGGCCGGGACGAGACGAGGCCGACGCTCGCCGCGCGATGGCTCGGCCGATTCGGGCGCAAGCATGCATAG
- a CDS encoding AAA family ATPase produces MYERFFGFRERPFDLTPNPKYLVLTDPHREVLSNLEYAIASRKGVTVVLGEPGSGKTTLIRAVLQAQPERVHHVHLSNPTLSREEFSQLLALKFGLSDAASASKAIMLAELERLLSARRGENEVTVLIVDEAQSAPDHVLEEIRLLANIEADDQKLVSVILAGQPELASRLDRPNLRQLKQRVALRCQLRSLTLQETSEYVAGRITAAGGVGGEVFTREAVALMHEAAEGLPRAVNVLADNALLGGFAAGQKPVTTRIVREVCRDFGVGRAASPAAAENGAAPASPAPRVFAGPVTNGPEPASSAADDPDAETDSPTAAGWFSGWSGRRHTRLFR; encoded by the coding sequence ATGTACGAACGTTTCTTCGGGTTTCGGGAGCGGCCGTTCGATCTGACGCCCAACCCGAAGTACCTCGTGCTCACGGACCCGCATCGCGAAGTGCTCAGCAACCTCGAGTACGCCATCGCGAGCCGCAAGGGCGTGACCGTCGTGCTCGGCGAGCCGGGATCGGGGAAGACGACGCTGATTCGGGCGGTGCTCCAGGCGCAGCCGGAGCGCGTCCATCACGTGCACTTGAGCAACCCGACGCTGTCGCGTGAGGAGTTCAGCCAGTTGCTGGCGCTCAAGTTCGGGTTGTCGGACGCGGCGAGCGCGTCCAAGGCGATCATGTTGGCCGAGCTCGAGCGGCTCCTCAGCGCTCGGCGCGGTGAGAACGAGGTGACCGTGTTGATCGTCGACGAGGCGCAGAGCGCGCCGGATCACGTCCTCGAGGAGATTCGCCTGCTCGCCAACATCGAGGCGGACGATCAGAAGCTCGTGTCGGTGATCCTCGCCGGCCAGCCCGAGCTGGCCAGCCGGCTGGATCGGCCGAACCTCCGGCAGCTCAAGCAGCGGGTGGCGCTGCGCTGCCAGCTCCGATCGCTCACGCTGCAGGAGACCTCCGAGTACGTCGCGGGCCGGATCACCGCCGCTGGCGGCGTCGGCGGTGAGGTGTTCACGCGCGAGGCCGTCGCGTTGATGCACGAGGCCGCCGAGGGGTTGCCGCGCGCCGTCAACGTGTTGGCCGACAACGCGCTGCTCGGCGGGTTCGCCGCCGGACAGAAGCCGGTGACCACGCGCATCGTGCGCGAGGTCTGCCGGGACTTCGGCGTGGGCCGCGCCGCGAGCCCGGCCGCCGCCGAAAATGGCGCGGCGCCCGCGAGCCCGGCGCCCCGTGTCTTCGCCGGGCCGGTGACGAACGGTCCGGAGCCGGCGTCCTCGGCGGCCGACGATCCGGACGCGGAGACCGACAGTCCGACCGCGGCCGGCTGGTTCTCGGGATGGTCCGGCCGCCGGCATACGAGGCTCTTCCGATGA
- a CDS encoding polysaccharide biosynthesis/export family protein, with protein sequence MTRRIVPRPAIGGTAARTLCKGAVAACAVLIALAPAVMAQSAAPAPAGVAAPAKPAEPETPPDYVIGPDDILSIMFWRDKDMTTDVVVRPDGKITLPVLNEIRAAGLTPEQLRADVLTAATKFFEAPVVSVSVKQINSRKVFVMGEVAKPGPYPLSGKLTVLQMIAMAGGLNEFAKGDKIAVIRTEQGQPKRYRVNYNDIVEGKNLRQNIELAVGDTIVVP encoded by the coding sequence ATGACGCGCCGGATCGTCCCTCGTCCAGCGATCGGCGGCACTGCGGCGCGGACGCTCTGCAAAGGCGCCGTCGCCGCCTGCGCCGTGCTGATCGCGCTCGCGCCGGCCGTCATGGCGCAGTCGGCGGCGCCAGCCCCGGCCGGCGTCGCCGCGCCCGCCAAGCCAGCCGAGCCGGAGACGCCGCCCGACTACGTGATCGGCCCCGACGACATTCTCTCGATCATGTTCTGGCGCGACAAAGACATGACCACCGACGTCGTCGTGCGCCCCGACGGGAAGATCACGCTGCCGGTGCTCAACGAGATCCGCGCGGCCGGCCTGACGCCCGAGCAACTGCGCGCCGATGTGCTGACGGCCGCCACGAAGTTCTTCGAGGCGCCGGTCGTGAGCGTGTCGGTCAAGCAGATCAACAGCCGGAAAGTGTTCGTCATGGGGGAAGTGGCGAAGCCGGGACCCTACCCGTTGTCGGGCAAGCTCACCGTGCTCCAGATGATCGCGATGGCCGGCGGGCTCAACGAGTTCGCCAAGGGGGACAAGATCGCCGTCATCCGGACGGAGCAGGGGCAGCCGAAGCGCTACCGTGTGAACTACAACGACATCGTCGAGGGCAAGAACCTCAGGCAGAACATCGAGCTCGCCGTCGGCGATACGATCGTCGTGCCTTGA
- a CDS encoding sigma-54-dependent Fis family transcriptional regulator codes for MRHNGHVDLIGVSRPILELKAEIERVARSDAKVLITGESGAGKEVVARAINSASPRAAQAFTPVNCAGIPETLLESELFGHVKGSFTGAYRDKPGKLEMSDNGTIFLDEIGEMTLRMQGLLLRFLETGEIQKVGAERVAKVTNVRVITATNRNLRDLITQGLFREDLFYRINVIHLVVPPLRERREDIPLLIDHFLRRFTSSNGNGTSANAHSPVRAFSPEALEVMCNYSWPGNVRQVENVVERIIVTGRRDVVQVTDLPHEILAPAQFGTRPAVERRRTVVDDLFKKLVEERQSFWHVVYPLYMNREITRSNVRQLVHKGLEEARGNYKIVLRLFNMEPADYKRFLNFLRKHDCQLPFKEYR; via the coding sequence ATGAGGCACAACGGTCACGTGGACCTGATTGGCGTCAGCCGGCCAATCCTCGAGCTCAAAGCCGAGATCGAGCGGGTGGCGCGGTCGGACGCGAAGGTCCTGATCACGGGCGAGAGCGGCGCCGGCAAGGAGGTCGTGGCCCGGGCGATCAACAGCGCGAGCCCGCGCGCGGCACAGGCGTTCACGCCGGTCAACTGCGCCGGCATTCCCGAGACGCTCTTGGAGTCCGAGCTCTTCGGGCACGTGAAGGGGAGCTTCACGGGCGCCTACCGGGACAAGCCCGGCAAGCTCGAGATGTCGGACAACGGCACGATCTTCCTCGACGAGATCGGGGAGATGACGCTGCGCATGCAGGGGCTGCTGCTCCGGTTCCTCGAAACGGGCGAGATCCAGAAGGTCGGCGCCGAACGCGTCGCGAAGGTGACCAACGTGCGCGTCATCACGGCGACCAACCGCAACCTGCGCGACCTGATCACGCAGGGGCTCTTCCGCGAAGATCTGTTCTACCGGATCAACGTCATCCACCTGGTCGTGCCGCCGCTGCGCGAGCGGCGCGAGGACATCCCGCTGCTCATCGATCACTTCCTGCGGCGGTTCACGAGCAGCAACGGCAACGGCACGAGCGCCAACGCGCACAGCCCCGTGCGCGCGTTCTCGCCCGAAGCGCTCGAGGTCATGTGCAACTACTCGTGGCCGGGCAACGTCCGTCAGGTCGAGAACGTGGTCGAGCGGATCATCGTCACCGGACGCCGCGACGTCGTGCAGGTCACCGACCTGCCGCACGAGATTCTCGCGCCGGCGCAGTTCGGCACGCGGCCCGCGGTGGAGCGCCGGCGCACGGTGGTCGATGATCTCTTCAAGAAGCTCGTGGAGGAACGGCAGTCGTTCTGGCACGTGGTCTACCCTCTCTACATGAACCGCGAGATCACGCGCAGCAACGTCCGCCAGCTCGTGCACAAGGGGCTCGAGGAGGCGCGCGGCAACTACAAGATCGTGCTGCGGCTCTTCAACATGGAGCCGGCCGACTACAAGCGGTTCCTCAACTTCCTCCGGAAGCACGACTGTCAGCTTCCCTTCAAGGAGTACCGATGA